GACCGGTTTCTTTGTTGGCCGTGAAATAGGCTTACCCTTTAATGGATTAGTATACTGTTTTCCTTCTAAAGCTAATTATTTAGGTGGCGATATTATCAGCGGGCTGTTGGCGTCCAAGATGTATGAACAAAGTGAACTAGCTCTCTATATGGATATTGGAACAAACGGCGAGATGCTTTTGGGCAACAATGAATTTCTGATTTCAGCTGCGGGTGCGGCAGGACCTGCCTTGGAAGGCGGTATCAGCAAGCAGGGAATGCGGGCGAAAGCAGGGGCGGTAGATTCGGTGCAAATTGTTCAAAATCAGTTGCAGATTACTACAATAGAGAATGCAAAGCCAGTGGGTATATGCGGTTCAGGGATTGTTGATCTTCTTGCTGGAATGTTGCTGGAAGGCTGGATTGATTACTCGGGTCGGTTTATTCCCGGCAGATCAGAGAGAATCCTTATGCGGGACGGAGAATATGTCATTGTTTACGCATGGGAGTACGAATCAGCCTTAAATGAAGATTTAATATTCAGTCAGGCTGATATTTTAAGATTTATGGATACAAAAGCGGCAGCGAACACCATGGTAGCGTTTTTAGTGGATGCATTGGGTATTACACCGGATAAGATTCAACGGGTATATCTGGCCGGAGCCTTTGGAACCTACATAAATATTGAGTCAGGAATTACCATTGGGTTATATCCCGACCTTCCCAGGGAGCGGTTTGTTCAGATGGGAAACGGCTCTATAAAAGGAGCCTACAAGTTGCTAAAAGATGCAGATCAATTATTGGTTGTAGAAGATCTAATTAGCAGTATAATCTATCTTTCCTTAGCTGAGGCAACGGATTTTCTGAATAAAATGTCAGCGGCCAAATTTTTGCCCCACACGGATTTTTCATTATATCCCACGGTCATTGAAAAGATCAAGAGCCGTAAACACTTGGAAAGTAGTTCCCATTAATCGTCTTTCCATCGATTGGACAATCCCTAACTGGCAACCTATCTTGGAGGTCGGTATGTTGCATTAAAAATCTACCCCTTTTCTTACAAAGAGGTGTTGGATAATGAAAAATCTGGCCAGATGCTTGTATTTAATAGTTTTAAAACTGCTGAAAAAACGATTTGTGGAATACGCTACACCGTTTGACCTGATATGGAGAACCGTATCATTGGTAATGGCGAAATGCATGATATCTCAAAACATCAAATCCATATATCCATAATTAACTATAGTATTTTTGTTAATTACAGGGGGGCTGGGAGGATTCTGAATCACGCTTAAATAGACATTGGTGTTACTGCTGCCTCATAATGTCCAGCAATAGACGGTATTTTTTGACCTAAACTTGACGGAAATCCGGTCCAGCATAACCACCCTCCTTGAAGAGGGGGAGGGAGAATTATGCTAATTCTCCCTGAATCACTGTCTTAACCATATGATCGTCGATAATACGGCGGCCGTTTTGTGCACCATAAAGCAACAATCAGTACATGCTTTATTGATAAGGCGAGCAATGCCGCTGGAAAACCGAAAAATTTCATCAATGGCATTGTCTGAAAAAATCGGATTGCAGCACCTGCGAACGAAAGATGCTGGTTGATATATTCACCGACCTGAGCTCTGTCATAGTAAGATAGTTTGCACTGTAAATCAATACGCTGTCTAATTGCAGCATAGGCTTGCAATTGCAGCCGTTCCCAAAGCTCCATTTGTCCAACCAAGATAAGTGCCATGGGGCTTTGGGCATCCATTCGAAAGTTCAAGAGAAACCTGACTTCTTCTAGCATTTCTTTATCCAATAGATGGACTTCATCCGCGATAACGACCGGTGATAAATGATGGATACCCTGCAAAAGCTCAATTTCCCGGTGAAGTTGTCGTTTCGCATCCCCACGGTAAAACTTGGATTCACAACCGAGTTGCTCCAATAGCCCTTTGTAGAAATGACGAGGTGTCAACTGTGAATCTGCCAAGTACATAACCGAAAACTTCGCTGGATCAAGCAACGCCTTAAAGCGGCGAATCGTCGTTGTTTTTCCTGTGCCGCAGTCACCGGTAACAACTGCAAACCATTGGCGCTGCGCGGCATATTTAATGATCCTTATAATATGGCTGAATTTAGATTTTTATGGATGATGCGAATTTACCGGGGGAAGATTTAGAAATTGTTTTTTTTTTCAATTGTTAAAAATTGTAAGTATTTTGTAACAGATGATAAAGGAATTTTGAAAAAATATATGTTCTCGGGGTGAAGCGAATGTCTGAGAAGCACGTTAACCACCTGGCGAATGAGAAGAGTCCGTATTTATTGCAGCATGTACATAATCCGATAGACTGGTATCCGTGGGGCGAGGAAGCTTTTGCGAAGGCGAGAGAAGAAGACAAACCAATATTTTTTAGTTGTGGCTATAGTACGTGCCACTGGTGTCAAGTTCACAATTGCAAGTAGACGTCTGCTAATAAAAGGGACGTCTATTTTTTTTCGAAAAAGGGGGAAAAAATTGTGGAGCAAAGCACGGGCATGATTATATTCTGCTTCATGAATCTCAAGGGGGGCGTGGGAAAAACGACACTTTCCACACACGTTGCTTGCGCCTTGGCCAAGCTAGGAGTTAAAGTACTTTTCATTGATAATGACAAACAGGGGAATGCCAGCCGCTTTTTTCAAGCGCAGACAGAAAATACTTTAGCCGAAGTTTTAGACAGCAGCATTTCAGCAGCACAGGCAATTCAAAAAACCGCATATAAAAACCTTGATCTTATTTCAGCGGATATGGGACTAGCTGCAGTGAATTTTGACATTATGCTTTTCGATAAGTATAAAAATCGCAATCAAAAGTTTTT
This window of the Methylomusa anaerophila genome carries:
- a CDS encoding ASKHA domain-containing protein; this encodes MKNVICKKIYLELRTPGNGDFVADIDRILQALKPEYGAVQISIETIKLSYKLLRDFDWKLTVTLVQKGFAWEIVNLERGNTSDKNFAYAADLGSTTVVMQLIDLNTGNILCEESGVNHQVRFGEDILSRIVYVKDDDAHLREIQQCTLLNFIELMDKIQTVTGISPDKCGTFIIGGNTTMIHFLLGIDPWFIFYTPYTPAFNRTGFFVGREIGLPFNGLVYCFPSKANYLGGDIISGLLASKMYEQSELALYMDIGTNGEMLLGNNEFLISAAGAAGPALEGGISKQGMRAKAGAVDSVQIVQNQLQITTIENAKPVGICGSGIVDLLAGMLLEGWIDYSGRFIPGRSERILMRDGEYVIVYAWEYESALNEDLIFSQADILRFMDTKAAANTMVAFLVDALGITPDKIQRVYLAGAFGTYINIESGITIGLYPDLPRERFVQMGNGSIKGAYKLLKDADQLLVVEDLISSIIYLSLAEATDFLNKMSAAKFLPHTDFSLYPTVIEKIKSRKHLESSSH
- a CDS encoding ExeA family protein, which produces MIRIIKYAAQRQWFAVVTGDCGTGKTTTIRRFKALLDPAKFSVMYLADSQLTPRHFYKGLLEQLGCESKFYRGDAKRQLHREIELLQGIHHLSPVVIADEVHLLDKEMLEEVRFLLNFRMDAQSPMALILVGQMELWERLQLQAYAAIRQRIDLQCKLSYYDRAQVGEYINQHLSFAGAAIRFFQTMPLMKFFGFPAALLALSIKHVLIVALWCTKRPPYYRRSYG
- a CDS encoding DUF255 domain-containing protein, which encodes MSEKHVNHLANEKSPYLLQHVHNPIDWYPWGEEAFAKAREEDKPIFFSCGYSTCHWCQVHNCK